Proteins encoded within one genomic window of Manis pentadactyla isolate mManPen7 chromosome 4, mManPen7.hap1, whole genome shotgun sequence:
- the LOC130683664 gene encoding LOW QUALITY PROTEIN: EF-hand domain-containing family member C2-like (The sequence of the model RefSeq protein was modified relative to this genomic sequence to represent the inferred CDS: inserted 1 base in 1 codon; substituted 2 bases at 2 genomic stop codons) → MGVKVGKEKFHKSQHWGFCNNVRMLVSEDKPGIGGELLLGQKVKPKYSAFPTGTATDVPSWVVFDKQVLSFDAYVEDAVPDISQEKYRIRHYKIYFYLEDDTIQVNEPELKSSGLPQGTSIRRHWISLPPPDEDQFYIVYHFNINIDIVFYGRTFKIYDCDTFTKNFLKKIGVKLNPPGQCPEDPYMKTWRKMLECMEPLHPYESFYALKQFLEYDRKVLRFFCLWDDSASLFGECRELILHYFLSDDTIEIKEVLPDNLGRHAVPFLLQRRKLPKYGPPGVYQPGHVTDQIVLNLYRGLVENXVHGCCLLERHKAGKLDQDFYKDSDLSIGTTINVWGRKVLLCDCDEFTKTYXKTKHGIENFTSIPCKAPPPLKIERKFPHYANFCSEEDSLHFCIALMTTPHTKIRKFMEKDRNGNMSSTLRFFAKLFTRKCADVDRMFVISYFLSDNTVSVFEPIEKNSGITGGKFLKRSYVKKPGQEIFKSELLEYIKAEELYVGAKVNLNGYLFLLLSADEYTFNYMEKHSDKFPKSSIKLALQKLKELKSRELKKLFAAADCRHTKMVDYNTFRDILMSLTVRKLTDHEVITIARYYWVPEDTCLDSSVLIAQVHEQLKKNYFENFETLIARCVYQDREKKXVLPSKDIKRLCKSSRLPLNDDLLTSLLSRFEDSEEQINYDSFFCALNWRIHPMPTLEAVSSDKEKCEDVWLGMLSPIPVEYINYLNLLKDMFGLEEE, encoded by the exons ATGGGAGTCAAGGTAGGAAAGGAGAAGTTCCACAAATCTCAACACTGGGGTTTTTGCAACAATGTTAGGATGCTGGTGAGTGAAGATAAGCCTGGAATAGGGGGAGAACTGCTACTTGGACAAAAGGTGAAGCCTAAATACAGTGCATTTCCTACAGGAACAGCAACCGATGTGCCATCCTGGGTGGTTTTTGATAAGCAGGTATTGTCTTTTGACGCCTATGTAGAAGATGCAGTACCTGACATAAGTCAAGAAAAATATAGAATAAGACACTATAAAATCTACTTCTACCTTGAAGATGACACCATTCAAGTAAATGAACCAGAGTTGAAAAGTAGTGGACTGCCTCAAGGGACTTCGATCCGGCGTCATTGGATTTCTCTCCCACCTCCTGATGAGGATCAGTTTTATATCGTCTATCATTTTAATATCAACATAGACATTGTCTTTTATGGCCGGACATTTAAGATTTATGACTGTGATACGTTCACAAAAAACTTCTTGAAGAAAATAGGGGTCAAATTAAATCCCCCAGGACAGTGTCCAGAAGATCCTTACATGAAGACATGGAGAAAGATGCTAGAGTGCATGGAGCCCTTACATCCCTATGAGTCCTTTTATGCTCTGAAACAGTTCCTTGAGTATGATAGGAAGGTTCTGCGTTTCTTCTGCCTGTGGGATGACTCAGCCTCATTGTTTGGGGAATGTAGAGAACTCATCCTGCATTACTTTCTGTCTGATGATACTATTGAGATCAAAGAAGTTTTGCCAGACAACTTAGGTCGGCATGCTGTGCCATTCTTGCTCCAGAGGAGAAAGCTACCCAAGTATGGCCCACCTGGAGTCTATCAACCAGGCCACGTAACAGACCAAATAGTTCTCAATTTGTATCGTGGCTTGGTAGAGAACTGAGTGCATGGCTGCTGCCTTTTGGAAAGACACAAGGCAGGAAAATTAGACCAAGACTTTTACAAAGATAGTGACCTGTCCATAGGAACCACCATCAATGTGTGGGGAAGAAAAGTGCTCCTTTGTGACTGTGATGAATTTACAAAGACCTATTAAAAGACTAAACATGGAATTGAGAACTTTACCTCCATTCCATGTAAGGCTCCACCTCCTctgaaaatagaaaggaaatttcCACATTATGCCAACTTTTGTTCTGAAGAGGATTCTCTCCACTTCTGCATAGCCCTCATGACCACACCTCATACGAAGATCAGAAAGTTCATGGAAAAAGACAGAAATGGCAACATGAGCAGTACACTCCGGTTTTTTGCGAAACTGTTCACACGCAAATGTGCCGATGTGGACAGGATGtttgttatttcatattttctcagCGATAACACAGTTTCAGTGTTTGAACCTATAGAGAAGAATTCAGGGATTACTGGTGGGAAGTTCTTGAAAAGGAGTTATGTTAAGAAGCCTGGACAAGAAATCTTTAAAAGTGAACTATTGGAGTACATCAAGGCCGAGGAGCTGTATGTTGGAGCTAAAGTGAATTTGAATGGCTACCTATTTCTTCTGCTCAGTGCTGATGAATATACCTTCAACTACATGGAAAAGCATTCAGATAAGTTTCCTAAGAGCAGCATCAAACTTGCCCTACAAAAGCTCAAAGAACTCAAGTCCAGAGAGCTCAAGAAGCTGTTTGCAGCTGCTGACTGTAGGCACACAAAGATGGTGGATTACAATACGTTCAGAGACATATTGATGAGTTTAACTGTCAGGAAACTCACAGACCATGAAGTAATAACAATTGCACGCTACTACTGGGTGCCCGAGGACACATGTCTAGATTCCAGTGTTCTCATTGCACAGGTCCATGAACAgctcaagaaaaattattttgagaattttgaaaCACTCATTGCCAGATGTGTGTACCAAGatcgagaaaaaa aagtattaccaAGCAAAGACATCAAACGGCTGTGCAAGTCCTCCAGGTTACCTTTGAATGATGATCTTCTGACATCCTTACTGTCCAGGTTTGAAGACAGTGAAGAACAAATAAATTATGATTCATTTTTCTGTGCCCTGAACTGGAGAATACATCCGATGCCCACATTGGAAGCAGTGTCATCTGATAAAGAGAAATGTGAAGATGTGTGGCTCGGGATGCTGTCACCAATTCCTGTGGAATACATTAACTATTTAAACCTTTTAAAGGACATGTTTGGCTTAGAGGAGGAGTAA
- the MICOS10 gene encoding MICOS complex subunit MIC10, with the protein MSDSELGRKWDRCLADAVVKIGTGFGLGLVFSLTFFKRRMWPLAFGSGMGLGMAYSNCQHDFQAPYLLHGKYVKEQEQ; encoded by the exons ATGTCGGACTCAGAGCTCGGCAGGAAGTGGGACCGGTGCTTGGCGGATGCAGTCGTGAAGATAG GTACTGGTTTTGGATTAGGACTTGTTTTCTCACTTACCTTCTTTAAAA GAAGAATGTGGCCATTAGCCTTTGGTTCTGGCATGGGATTGGGAATGGCCTACTCCAACTGTCAGCATGATTTCCAGGCTCCATATCTTCTACATGGAAAATATGTCAAA GAGCAGGAGCAATGA